From Microbacterium rhizosphaerae:
GTGTCCGGGCGCTGCGACCGATCCCGTTTGCGATGGGACGGCGCGTGCGCACCCTCCTCGCCGGGTGTGCGGTCAGCGGGAGCATCGGTCATCGGCGCGCCTCAGACCTCCAGCAGTTCGGCTTCTTTGCGCTTGAGCGCCTCGTCGATCTCGTCGACGTGGGAGCGGGTGACGGCGTCGAGCTCTTTCTCGGCACGCGTCAGCTCGTCGTCGCCGACCTCGCCCTTCAGCGCATCGAGGTCGTCCTTCGCCTTGCGACGGATGCCACGCACGTGCACCTTCGCGTCCTCGCCCTTGCTCCGGACGATCTTCACGAACTCCTTGCGGCGCTCCGCGGTGAGCTCCGGAAGCGTGACGCGCACGAGGGCGCCGTCGTTCGTGGGGTTCGCACCGAGGTTCGGCATGTCGCGGATCGCCTGCTCGATCGCCTTCAGCGCCGACTTGTCGTACGGGTTGACGACGAGCGTGCGCGCCTCGGGGTTGCTCAGGGAGGCGAGCTGCGCCAGCGGTGTCGGCGAGCCGTAGTAGTCGACCATGACCTTCTGGAACATCTGCGGGTTCGCGCGGCCCGTGCGGACGGTCGCGAAGTCCTCCTTCGCGGCCTCCACTGCCCGATCCATGCGGGTTGCGGTCTCGGACAGGACGTCGGCGATCACGGGGGCTCCATTCGATCCAGAGGTTCACATCAGTCTAGTCGGCGCGCCCCGCGCGGCCGCGGACGGCGGTCGCCGCGTCACGCGGTCGATCAGGCGGTGACGAGCGTCCCGATGCGCTCGCCGAGCAGCGCCCGCGTGACGTTGCCCGCGGGCTCCATGCCGAACACGCGCATATCCATCTTGTTGTCCATGCACAGGCTGAACGCGGTCGAGTCGACGACGCGGAGACCGCGCTGAAGGGCCTCGAGGTAGGTGATCGTATCGATCTTCGTGGCGGATGCATCCGTCTTCGGGTCGGCCGTGTACACGCCGTCGACGCCGTTCTTGGCGACGAGGACCTCGTCGGCGTCGATCTCGAGGGCCCGCTGCGCGGCGACCGTGTCGGTCGAGAAGTACGGGAGTCCGGCGCCCGCGCCGAAGATGACGACGCGGCCCTTCTCCATGTGACGTTCGGCGCGGCGCGGGATATACGGCTCGGCGACCTGCGTCATGGAGATGGCGGACTGCACGCGGGTCGCGGCACCCGCCTGCTCGAGGAAGTCCTGAAGGGCGAGCGCGTTCATGACGGTGCCGAGCATGCCCATGTAGTCGGCACGCCCCCGGTCCATGCCGCGCTGCTGCAGTTCGGCGCCGCGGAAGAAGTTCCCGCCGCCGACCACGATGGCGATCTCGACCTGATCGACCGCGGCCGCGATCTCACGCGCGATCTGACCGACGACATCGGGGTTCACGCCCAGCTGTCCGGCCCCGAAGGCTTCGCCGGAGAGCTTCAGGAGGACGCGGCGGCGCCCGGTGTTCTCGGTGATCACGTGTTGTTCCTCTCGTCGCGAGTCAAAATCTACATGCCAAGGGCCCGCACCGAGCAGGTGCGGGCCCTGGGGGGATGACTACGCGCCGACCTTGAAGCGGGCGAAGTCGGTCACCGTGATGCCGGCGTCCTTCGCGACCTGCGCAACGGACAGCTTGTTGTCCTTCGCGTAGTCCTGGTCGAGCAGAGCGACCTGCTTGAAGAACGCGTTCACGCGACCCTCGACGATCTTCGGGAGCGCGGCCTCCGGCTTGCCCTCGTTGCGCGAGATCTCGGTGACGATCTCGCGCTCCTTCTCCACGTCCGCCTCGGGCACGTCGTCCCGGGAGAGGTAGGTCGGGTTCGCGAACGAGATGTGCTGCGCGATGCTGCGAGCGGTCTCCGCGTCGTCACCCGAGTAGGCGACCACGACGCCGACCTGCGGCGGCAGGTCCTTGCTCGTGCGGTGCAGGTACACCTGGAAGTTGTCACCGGTCAGGGTGCGCACACGGCGCAGCTCGACCTTCTCGCCGAGGATCGCGGCCTCGTCCGAGATGAGCTGGCCGACGGTCTGCGAGCCGGCGGGGGCGTCCAACCCGGCCTCGGCCGAGTCCGCGGCGACCGCGGCGACGGCGTCGGCGACCTTGTCGGCGAGGGCGATGAACTTCTCGTTCTTCGCGACGAAGTCGGTCTCGGTGTTCAGCTCGATGAGCGTGACCTTGCCGTCGCTCTCGCGGGCGGCGACCAGACCCTCGCTCGTCGAGCGGTCGGCACGCTTCGCGTTGCCCTTCGCGCCCTTGAGGCGGAGGATCTCGACGGCCTTGTCCATGTCGCCGTCGGCCTCTTCGAGGGCCTTCTTCGTGTCGACCATGCCCGTGCCGAGCTGCTCGCGGAGAGCCTTGATGTCGGCGATGGTGAAGTTTGCCATGGGTGGCGGCTCCTTGTTCGTGTCAGTTCTCATGGATGCCGCGGCGGAGCCGTCCTGAGACGACTCCGCCGGGCGAAAGACGGGTTGAGGGGTTCGATCAGGCCTCGGTGCTCTCGGCCTCGGCGGCGAGCTCCTCGGCGACGATCTCGTCGGCGATGGCCTCGGCAGCGAGCTCCTCGGCGATCTCCTCCGCCACGACCGCCTCGACGGCCAGCTCCTCGGCGGCCTCCTCGTCGCCCGCCTCGGCGGCGGCGATGGCCTCGGCGGCCAGCTCCTCGGCGACCTCTTCGGCCACGACGGCCTCGGTGGCGAGCTCGACGGCGTCGGCCTCGGCGGCAGCGGCGCCCTGCTCCAGCAGCTCGCGCTCCCACTCGGCCAGCGGCTCGGCCTGGGTCTCGTCGGTGGCCGGCTGGTGGCGCTGGATGAGGCCCTCGGCGGCGGCGTCGGCGATGATGCGGGTCAGCAGCGAGACGGAGCGGATCGCGTCGTCGTTGCCGGGGATCGGGTACTGGAACTCGTCCGGGTCGGCGTTCGTGTCGAGGATGCCGATCACGGGGATGCCGAGCTTCTTGGCCTCGTCGATGGCGAGGTGCTCGCGCTTGGCGTCGACGACCCACAGTGCCGAGGGGGTCTTCTGCAGGTTGCGGATGCCGCCGAGCGACTTGTGCAGCTTGTCGAGCTCACGACGCTTGAGCAGGAGCTCCTTCTTGGTGAAGCCGCTCGCAGCCGGGTCTTCGAAGTCGAGCTCCTCGAGCTCCTTCATGCGCGCGAGGCGCTTGCTGACCGTGCTGAAGTTGGTGAGCAGACCACCGAGCCAGCGCTGGTTGACGTACGGCTGGCCCACGCGGGTCGCCTGCTCCGCGAGCACCTCCTGCGCCTGCTTCTTCGTGCCGACGAAGAGGATGGTGCCACCGTGGGCGACCGTCTCCTTGACGAACTCGTAGGCCTTGTCGATGTAGGCCAGCGACTGCTGGAGGTCGATGATGTGGATGCCGCTGCGCTCCGTGAGGATGAAGCGCTTGACCTTCGGGTTCCACCGGCGGGTCTGGTGTCCGAAGTGGACGCCGCTGTCGAGCAGCTGGCGAATGGTGACGACGGCCATGGCCGTTCTCCTGTTCCGGCGCCTCGCGGCGCCCTGTTCGGTTCTTCGCGACGATCGGCGATCGCCACGCCTGGCGCCCGGCGCACTCCCACCCGCAGCAATGCTGGGGACCGTGGGGAGTGGATGCCGTCCGATGCGGGTTCCGCTCGGACTCTGGGCACGCGGAGTCACCCCGACGAGCGGGATGCACGACAAGTGTATCAGTCGAGGGTGGCGGGCATGATTCTCTCCACTTCCCTGGTCGCGTGCTCCGCATCCACCGCTCGCGAGCGGACGGATCCGTCCCCGGCCGGCGACGAGGAGGATCGCGTGATGACACCGCTCGTCCGAGGCCTCGTCCTCGCCGTCGTCACGATCGGACTGGTCGCCGTTCCCGGCGGTGCGGCGGCATCGTCGGCCGCGATGGCAGCGCGGGCGCCGTCCGGCGGTCCCACGGCGCACGGATGGCTCTGGCCTGTACACGGTGCGCGGATCGCAACGCCCTACGCCGCGCCCGCGCAGGCGTACGGTCCCGGTCACCGCGGTGTCGACCTCGAGCCGCGGGGCGGCGACGCACACGTCCGGAGCCCGGCGGACGGCGTCGTGGCGTTCTCCGGCATGATCGCGGGGCGAGGGATCCTGACGATCGACCACGGCGGCGGGCTCGTCACCACCCTCGAGCCGATCACGTCGGAGCTCCACCCGGGGGACGCCGTGAGCGGCGGCGAAGAGGTCGGTGAGATCTCGCTGGGCGGGCATGCGCCCGCGGCGGCGATCCACTTCGGAGTGCGGCTGAACGGCGAGTACATCAATCCCCTGCTGCTGCTGGGAGGCGTGCCGAGGGCGATCCTGCTGCCTTGCTGCGAGTAGTGGCGCCGTCAGGCCCGCGGATGCGCGAGCTTGTAGGCGGCGGCAAGCCGCTCGCTCGAGACGTGGGTGTAGATCTGCGTGGTGCCGAGGCTCGCGTGTCCGAGCAGTTCCTGCACGCTCCTGAGGTCGGCGCCGCCGTCGAGCAGGTGGGTGGCCGCCGAGTGGCGCAGCAGGTGCGGACCGACGGCGGCCGATCCGACGACGGGACCGATCACGCGCGTGACGAGGTCGTAGACGGCCCGCGGTGACATGCGGCGGCCGCGCGCTCCGAGGAACAGCGCTCGCCCGTCCGTGCGCCGCACGTCGCCCTCGACGCGGGCGGCGAGCGTCGGTCGCCCTCGCGCGAGATACGCGTCGAGCGCCTGGGCTGCCGGCATCCCGTACGGCACGACCCTTTCCTTCGAACCCTTGCCGAGCACCCGCGCCGTGGCGCGCCCGCGGTCGAGGTCGTCGATATCGAGACCGCAGAGCTCCGAGACGCGCACTCCCGTGGCATACAGCAGCTCGAGGATCGCGTGATCGCGCAGGGCGACCGCATCCCCGTCCTGCGCCGTGCGGGCGAGCGCGTCGAGTGCGGCGCCGACTCCCTCGGTCGTGGCGACCTTGGGCAGCGGCCGGCTGCGCTTCGGTGCGACGAGTCGGAGAGAGGGATCGGATGCCAGGAGCTCCTGTTCGAGGGCCCAGCCGAAGAAACCCCGTGCGGCCGCAGCGCGGCGCGCGATGGACGAGCGCGCGTCGCCGTGCTTCGCGCGCTCCCAGAGCCAGGACCGCAGGTGCTCGAGGTCGATGTCCTCCAGCGGAACCCCCGCTGTCGCCGCGGCCAGGCCCGCGAGGTCGGATCGATACGCCCGAACGGTCGCGGGCGACAGGCGCCGCACGTCGGCGAGATACGCCGTGTAGCGGTCGACGGCGGCCATGAGCTCCATGGGTCCATCCTGCGACCCGCCCGCCGGGTGCGCGGCGGGGCGCGCGGCGATTCCCCGGCCTGATGAGGCCCTCCGTCGAGCACCGTGCCGTCGCCGCGGCGGCCGAGCGGACCACGCATCGCTCAACCGCTCGGGACGAGCCTCCGCCAGCCGGCGGCATCCGCCTCGGCTTCCCCGTCCAGGCGCATGAGGCCGAGATGCAGCGTGACGTCGTCTACCGCCATGCCGCTGCGCCGCGCGATCTCGTCCACCGTGCGACCATTGCGCAAGCTCAGCGCGTCGCCGACGCGAGTCCTGTCGTCCGTCCGCGGCCGCCGATCCCCGGCGGAGGGGGTCTGGCCCGAGCCGTCCGGGGACGGCATCAGGAATAGCCCGTCGCCCTCGAGCAGCTCGAGGACGTCGCCCGCCCCGGTGATGCATCGCACATCCCTGTCGGAGTCGCGAAGCAGGCGGTGACACCCCGCGGAAGCGGGGCTCGTGACAGGACCCGGGACCGCCCCGACCGCCCGGCACAGATCGGTGGCGTGGTTCACCGTGTTCAGCGCGCCACTGCGCCACCCCGCCTCGACGACCACGGTGGCATCGGAGACCGCCGCGATGAGACGATTCCGTGCCAGGAAGCGCCACTTCGTCGGAGCCCCGCCGCAGGGAACCTCGCTGACCACGACTCCGGATCGCGCGATGCGCTCCAGGAGCTCGAAGTGACCCGCCGGGTACGGTCGCTCGACCCCGCCGGCGAGGAAGGCGGCGGTCACGCCACCTGCATCGAGCGCGGCCCGATGGGCGGCCCCGTCGATGCCGTAGGCCGCCCCGGACACCACCGCGACGCCGCGGCCCGCGAGCTCGGATGCGAGCTCTCGCGCCACGTGCTCCCCGTACGCCGTCGCGGCGCGGGCGCCCACCAGCGCGACCGCGGGGTGCAGCCGGGTCAGCGCTTCGCGCTCGCCGCGGATCCAGAGGCACGCCGGAGCGTTGTCGCCGAGATCGTCGAGGCCCCGGGGCCACCACGGATCGCCGGGGGCGACGAGGCCGACCGCATTCCGGCGGGCGATCTCGAACGGCGCGTCGAGCTCCTCCTGGACGAGCCGCGGACGCCAGCGCTTCACGGCGTCGTGCCAGTCCCTCTCCCTCACCCCCGCGGCCTCGCGGCCGTCGTCGCCGGCGAGCACCAGCTGCAGGGCCGACACCGCGCCGAGCGCTGCGACGAGCGATCCGGCGACGCGGTCCCCCGCTTCGGCGATCGCGCTCCACAGGGCGGCCGCGTAGACCTCCTCGTGATCACGGGAACCCGCAGCGACGAGCGGCGCGACGAGCGAGCGAGCGCGAGAGGAGGAGAAGGTGGGACGGGTCATGTGCGGATTCCCTTCTTGAGGAACAGGGCGCGGCCGATGTCGTCGATCGCGAGTCGGTCGCGGCCGTCGAGCGCAGCGGCGCTCCAGGCGAGGCGCAGGACGCGGTCGTAGCCGCGCAGCGTGAGAGAACCGCGGGCCAGGGCGTTGTCGAGGGGGCGCCGCACCGCGGGCGGCGGCGCGTACGGCCCCTGCCGCAGCCACGTGCCGGAGACGTGGGCGTTCAGGCGCCACGGCGTGTCACGCAGCAGGGAAGCCGTCCGCGCCCGGGCTTCGCTCACCCGATCGCGGGCCGTCGCCGTCGTGACACCGGAGGAGCCGCGCGCCGTGTGCGCGACGGACACGCGGGTCATCGCGAGCTCGATGTCGACGCGGTCGAGCAGTGGTCCGGAGAGCCTGCTGTGGTAACGACGGATGGCGAAGGGCGCGCACGTGCAGCTGCCGCCGCGCACGCCGTAGTCGCCGCACGGACACGGGTTGGTGGCGAGCACCAGCTGGAAGCGAGCCGGGAACTCGGCGCTGAGCCCGGAGCGATGGATGACGATCGACCCGTTCTCGAGGGGCTGCCGGAGCGCGTCGAGCGCGCTGCTCGCGAACTCGCCCGCCTCATCGAGGAACAGGACGCCTTCCGTCGCGCGCGCGATGGCGCCCGGCCGGATGATCTTCGATCCGCCGCCGACGAGAGCGGCGACGCTGGCCGTGTGGTGCGGAGCTTCGAACGGCGGGGTGCGGGAGAGGTCGGTCACGGGATCGCCGGACAGCGACCGGACGGAGGCGACGGCCAGGGCCGCTTCGTCTTCGAGGGGAGGGAGGATGCCGGGCAGGCGCCGAGCCAGCATCGTCTTGCCCGCGCCCGGCGGTCCGCTCATCATGATGTGGTGTCCGCCGGCGGCCGCCACCTGCAGTGCTTCGACGGCCTCGGGCTGCCCGATCACGTCGGCCAGGTCGAGCGATTCGCTCTCCGCGACCGGAACCGGAGCCGCGCCCAGCGCTACGGGCTCGACCTCCGGCACCTCGACGCTCGCACCGTGGAAGCGGGCGGCCTCGGCGAGCGACCCGGCGCCGATCACGCGGATGCCGTCCACGAGCTCGGCCTCGCGCCGGTTGGACTCCGGCACCACGACCCTGTCGAATCCCGCCCGCGCGGCCGCCAGAACGGCAGGGAGCACGCCGGGCACCGGGCGCAGGCGCCCGTCGAGGCCGAGCTCGCCCAGGTGGACCGTCGCGGCGACGGAGGCGGCATCCATGATCCCCTCCGTCGCCAGCGATGCGATCGCGATGGCGAGGTCGAAGCCCGACCCCTGCTTGGGCAGGCTCGCCGGCGAGAGGTTCACGGTCAGCCGACGGCGCGGGAGCGGGAGCTCGCTGTTGTCGCAGGCGTTGCGCACGCGCTGCACCGCCTCTCCGAGCGCCTTGTCGGGAAGGCCGATCAGCCGGAAGTCGGGCGTCTGCTTGGTCAGGTCGGCCTCGACCTCGACGATCGCGCCGTCGATTCCGGTCAGAGCGACCGACCAGGTGCGCGCGACGCTCACCACAGATCCTCGAGGTGCACGAGGGCGGCAGACGCCGGATCGGGACCGGTGATCGCGATCGCATCGAGGCGAAGCTCGCCCGCCGATTCGGGATGCGCCTGCCGCCACGCCATGGCGAGCCGCCACAGCCGGGCGCGCTTGCGCGCGTCGACAGCCTCGAGCGGATCGCCGAACAGGTCGCCCCGGCGGGTCTTCACCTCCACGACGGCGATCGCCCCGCCGCGCTCGGCGACGATGTCGATCTCACCGCCACGGGTGCGCCAGTTGCGGTCGAGGATGCGGTAGCCCGTCGCTTCGAGATGCGCGGCTGCGCGGTCCTCGCCCGCGCGCCCCAGGTCGTCCTTCGCTGCCATGACGGCCATGCTGGCCGGTCGGCGACGGGTCGGACCCGCGCGCCGAATCGGATGTCAGCAACCGGCGGCGACCCCGGGACGGGGAGGAGACGTCAGCTGTCGAGCGAGAGCTCTTCAGGCAGGTGGAAGTCACGGCGCGACAGCTCCTCGACGTTGACGTCCTTGAACGTCAGCACCCGCACGGACTTCACGAACCGGTCGGCGCGGTAGATGTCCCACACCCACACGTCGGTCATGGAGATCTCGAAGTAGAAGTCGTGCTCCGTATCGCGGCGGACGACATTGACCTCGTTCGCCAGGTAGAACCGGCGCTCGGTCTCGATCACGTACTGGAACTGCGAGACGACGTCCCGGTACTCCTTGTAGAGCGCCAGCTCGAGTTCACGGTCGTAGTCGTCGAAATCCTCGTCCATGGTCTGTCCATCCTACGGCGACGCGAACGCGCGCGACGCTCCGCACGAGCGCCCGCGCTCAGAACAGCGTGGGCGCATCCGCGATCGCCCAGGATGCCCGGTGGTGGTCGCTGAGCCCGTGCACGCGGATCGCCTCGCGGTGGTCGACGCTGGCGTACCCCTTGTTGCGGTCCCAGCCGTAGACGGGCACGTGGACATGCAGCTCGCGCATGTGATCGTCGCGCGCCACCTTGGCAATGACGGATGCCGCCGCCGCGCTCGCGCAGTCGCGGTCGGCCTTGACGATCGAGTGCACGGTGAGACCGGTCGCGCCGGCCGGGGTGATGTAGTCGTAGTTGCCGTCCAGGAGCACGACGGCGTCCTCGGGGACGACGCCCTGTGCGCGCAGCTCGGCGAGGGCCCGGATCGCCGCGTTGCCGAGGGCCCGCATGATGCCGACCTGGTCGATCTCGGCGGCGCTGGCCCAGCCGACGGCGCTCGCGCCGACCCAGGCGGCCGCGCGCGCGGCGACCTCGGGCCTGCGCATCTCGGGCACGAGCTTCGAATCCCGCAGGCCCGGGGGCACCCGCTTGCGGGCGCGCGCCGCATCCACCGCCGTCGCGCCGACCGCGACAGGACCGGCCAGCGCGCCGCGACCGACCTCGTCGCACGCGATCACGAGCGCGTGCTCGCGCAGCAGGCGCCGCTCGACGGTGAGGCGGGGCTCGACGACGGTCATCATGTCGAGGCCAGCTTAGGGGGACGGCCTCGGGCTCGCACTCGGGGACGGGACGGACGCGAAGACCTCGTGATGGAAGTCGATGAGGCCGAATCTGTCGAACGGCCACGTTATGACGAAGGCGCGGCCGACGACGTTGTCCACGGGGACGAACCCCTTGCCGGGCTGGTCGAGGTGATATCGGGAGTCCTGGGAGCGGTCGCGGTTGTCGCCGAGCACCCACAGGGAGTCCTTCGGCACCACGACATCGAACGGGACCGGCCGCGGCACGGTCTCGCCCGGCGACAGCTTGACGTAGACGGACTCGTCGAGCGGCGTCCCGTTCACGGTGATCTGACCGAGCGCGTTGCAGCAGACGACGTGGTCGCCGGCCACGCCGATGACGCGCTTGATGAGGTGGTCGTCGCTGTCGGGGGCGGAGAGCCCGACGAGCGAGAGCAGCCAGTCCCCCGCCTCCACGATGAACGGACGGGCCGGTGCGGTCGACGGCGGAAGCCAGCCGCCCGGATCGCGGAACACGACGACGTCTCCGCGCTGGTAGCCGCCCACGTGCGGCGTGATCTCATCGACGAGGATGCGGTCCTGGATCTGGAGGGTGTCCTCCATCGACGCCGACGGGATGTAGAACGAGCGGACGAGGAACGTCTTGACGACCAGCGAGACGAGGATCGCGACCGCGACGATGACGACGATGTCGCGCAGGAGCGAGACCCAGCCGCGCTTGCGCACCGCAGCGGAAGACGAGCGGCTCGCCGGTGCGGGCGTCGCGGCGGACTCAGCCGAGTTCTCGGTCGTCATGGCATCCTTCGTGCATGCGGCGGCGGTCGCGCAGCCAGCCTCTCAAGCGTCCCACATCCATCGGCGCGCGACGCACCGCGCCGGCCCCCATCCGGCTGTGAAGCGGCTAGGAACGACGAACGCCCCGGCTGTGCCGGGGCGTTCGTGGAGACCGACTCAGGAGTGGTCGCGCTTCTCCTTGATCTTGGCCTTCTTGCCGCGGAGGCTGCGCAGGTAGTAGAGCTTCGCGCGACGGACGTCACCGCGCGTCACGAGCTCGATGTGGTCGATCACCGGGCTGTGCACCGGGAAGGTACGCTCGACGCCCACCTGGAAGCTGATCTTGCGGACCGTGAAGGTCTCGCGCACACCGTCGCCGGAGCGGCCGATGACGACGCCCTGGAAGACCTGGATGCGGGAGCGGTTGCCCTCGGTGATGTTGACGTGCACCTTGACGGTGTCGCCGGGGGCGAAGTCGGGGATGTCCGAGCGGAGCGAAGCCGCGTCGACGGCGTCGAGGATCTGCATGATCGATCACTTCCTGCACCCGCCACAGGTCGGCTGCGAGATTCGTATGGGAAAGGATTCGTGTGCCCGGCGCCGCCGGCTTCGCCTGGCGGCTGTATTCCCCTGAGGCAGAACCTTTCAGGGCACAAGCATCCATTCTGCCATGGATGCCGCGCACGGCAAAAACGCTACGGAGCCGTCGGCTTCTTGCCCTCGGTGATGACGATGATGTCGGGCTCCGCCCGCAGGTCGTCCGCCGTCGTCGAGGGCCGCTCGGCGGCGATGAAGCCCACGCCGGCGCGGGTGTACTGGACGATGCCCGCGGGCCGGGCCTCGCGCCAGAGCTCCCAGAGGACGAGCCAGAAGAGTCCGACGAAGACGGCGATCGTGAGGACGAACACCGGCGCCCACCATGCGGGGTTGTAGAAGCCGAGGGCGATCGTCAGGCAATGCCAGACCGTGAATCCCAGGACGTCCCACCACGAGATCGCGCGCTGCGCCCGCACCGTGCCCCGCGCACGCACGAGGAGCGTGAGGACGAGCTCGCCGATCAGCACCGACGGGATCGCGAGGAACAGCACCCAGAGGAAGGCCCACCCGCCCGCATTGAAGACGCCCCAGCCGACGAGCAGCCACAGCGGCAGCAGGAAGGCGGCGGGGATCAGCCACCCGAAGAACGCACGCCGCAGCCACATGCCTTAGATGGTACGCCGGACCGGTCCTGCGCGGACCCGGTGCAGCGCGGCGCGGGGCATCCTCACAGCGAGGGGGCATCGCATCCGCGAGAATGAAGACAGAACGGAAGGAAACCGATGATCGAGCTGCGCACCCCCGCCGAGATCGAGCAGATGCGACCCGCGGGCCGCTTCGTGGCCGAGACGCTCGCCACCCTGCGCGACGAGACGAAGGTGGGCACCAATCTGCTCGCGATCGACCGCCGCGCGCACGATCTCATCCGCCGCGCCGGCGCGGAGTCCTGCTACATCGACTACCACCCGTCCTTCGGCGCCAGCCCGTTCGGCAAAGTCATCTGCACCTCCATCAACGACGCGGTGCTGCACGGACTCCCCCACGACTACACGCTGCGCGACGGCGACCTCGTCTCGCTCGACTTCGCGGCGTCGGTGGACGGCTGGGTCGCCGACTCCGCCGTCTCGTTCATCGTCGGCACGCCACGCGACGAAGACCTGCGCCTCATCGACACGACGCAGCGGGCGCTCGCCGCGGCGATCGCCGCCGCCACGGTGGGCCATCGGATCGGAGACCTGTCCGCCGCCATCGCCGCCGTGTCGCACGGCGAGGGCTACGAGATCAACACCGACTTCGGCGGCCACGGCGTCGGCCGGGTCATGCACGGCGACCCGCACGTGCCCAACGACGGCAAGGCCGGGCGCGGCTACCCGCTGCGGGCGGGTCTCGTGCTCGCGCTCGAGCCATGGCTGCTCGCGACGACCGACGAGCTCGTCACCGACCCCGACGGCTGGACGCTGCGGAGCGTGGACGGCTCCCGCGGGGCGCACTCCGAGCACACCGTCGCGATCACCGACGACGGCCCCATCGTCCTCACCGACCGGTCCTGGCTCGGCGTCGACTGACCGTCGCCCCCCGCGTCAGGTGCGCGCCTCGGTCTTGGGGGCGTGCACGGGCGTCGTGACCGCGGCCAGAGCCGCGAGCGAGGCGGCCACCGAGTGGTCGGGCTCGACGTCGACGCGCGGGTGTTCGGAGAGCAGGATGAGCGACCGCGCCTCGAGCCGGATGTCGTCGCCCGGGCGGACGATCGCCGAATCGGCGCGATGACCGGCGGTGTCGATCACGATCTCCCAGTTCGGGCTGTATTCCACCTCGGGCACGTGGAAGTCGATGCCGTCGTCGCCGCCGTTGAACAGGATGATGAAATGTCGGTCGCGGATCGGCTCGCCGCGGCGGTCGCGCTCCTGGATGCCGAGCCCGTTGAGGAACACGCCGATCGCCCGGCCGAATCCGGAGTCCCAGTCCTCCGGCTGCATCAGGGTGCCGTCGGGCCGCAGCCACGCGATGTCCTGCACCGGTGCGCCCTCCTCGCGCCGCACGGGTCGCCCCTCGAAGAACCTGCGACGGCGGAAGGTGGGATGGTCGCGCCGCAGGCGCGCCATCGCCGCGGTGAACTCGAGCAGGGGTCTGTCGGCTGCCTCCCAGTCGACCCACGTGAGCTCGTTGTCCTGCGCGTACGCGTTGTTGTTGCCCTGCTGGGTGCGGCCGAGCTCGTCGCCGTGCAGCAGCATCGGCACGCCCTGGCTGAGCAGCAGCGTCGCGATGAAGTTGCGCTGCTGCCGCGCTCGATCCGTGAGCACGGCAGGGTCGTCCGTCGGCCCCTCGACACCGAAGTTCTCCGAGCGGTTGTCGTCGGCGCCGTCGTGGTTGTCCTCGCCGTTGGCCTCGTTGTGCTTCGAGACGTAGCTGACGAGGTCGCGCAGCGTGAAGCCGTCGTGCGCCGTGACGAAATTGACGGATGCCACCGGCCGGCGTCCCGAGTGCTCGTACAGGTCGCTCGACCCGGTCAGCCGTGAGGCGAACTCCCCCAGCGCCTGGGGCTCGCCGCGCCAGAAGTCGCGCACCGTGTCGCGGTACTTCCCGTTCCACTCGGTCCATTGCGGCGGGAAGTTGCCGACCTGGTATCCCCCGGGGCCGACGTCCCACGGCTCGGCGATGAGCTTCACCTGCGACACCACGGGATCCTGCTGCACGAGTTCGAAGAAGGTCGCCAGGCGGTCGACGTCGTAGAACTCGCGCGCGAGCGC
This genomic window contains:
- the glgX gene encoding glycogen debranching protein GlgX, which codes for MHTWPGSAYPLGATFDGGGTNFGLFSEGAERVELCLFGARGGETRVPLDEVDAFVWHTYVPNIQPGQRYGYRVHGPYDPAQGLRFNPAKLLLDPYAKAVEGQITWGQPVFGYTFGDPDSRNDDDSAADMMKGVVINPYFDWAGDRRPATPYAETFIYEAHVRGLTMRHPAIPEEMRGTYSAIAHPAIIDHLTKIGVTAIELMPVHQFVDDSVLQQKGLSNYWGYNTISFFAPHNRYAAAGDAGQQVQEFKGMVRALHSAGIEVILDVVYNHTAEGNHLGPTLSMRGIDNAAYYKLEEDRRFYTDYTGTGNSLNVRSPHSLQLIMDSLRYWVLDMHVDGFRFDLASALAREFYDVDRLATFFELVQQDPVVSQVKLIAEPWDVGPGGYQVGNFPPQWTEWNGKYRDTVRDFWRGEPQALGEFASRLTGSSDLYEHSGRRPVASVNFVTAHDGFTLRDLVSYVSKHNEANGEDNHDGADDNRSENFGVEGPTDDPAVLTDRARQQRNFIATLLLSQGVPMLLHGDELGRTQQGNNNAYAQDNELTWVDWEAADRPLLEFTAAMARLRRDHPTFRRRRFFEGRPVRREEGAPVQDIAWLRPDGTLMQPEDWDSGFGRAIGVFLNGLGIQERDRRGEPIRDRHFIILFNGGDDGIDFHVPEVEYSPNWEIVIDTAGHRADSAIVRPGDDIRLEARSLILLSEHPRVDVEPDHSVAASLAALAAVTTPVHAPKTEART